One genomic region from Candidatus Rokuibacteriota bacterium encodes:
- a CDS encoding peptidylprolyl isomerase, producing the protein MNAMLLLLFVLALVPGVAQAQPKEKAMSPVIESGSTVQLEYTLKDDAGTVLDSNKGRGPLTFVQGQQQIVPGLEKALNGMQAGDEKQVTVKPEEGYGALDPSAQAEVPKQMLPADALTVGTQLVARSRTGETMLVRVKEVKDATVIIDLNHPLAGKTLYFDVKVLGVEPAKK; encoded by the coding sequence ATGAACGCGATGCTGCTGCTCCTCTTCGTCCTGGCGCTCGTGCCCGGCGTCGCCCAGGCCCAGCCCAAGGAGAAAGCGATGAGTCCCGTCATCGAGAGCGGCTCCACGGTCCAGCTCGAGTATACCCTGAAAGACGACGCCGGCACCGTGCTGGACTCCAACAAGGGGCGGGGCCCGCTCACCTTTGTTCAGGGGCAGCAGCAGATCGTCCCCGGGCTCGAGAAAGCCCTGAACGGCATGCAGGCCGGCGATGAGAAGCAGGTAACGGTCAAGCCCGAGGAGGGCTACGGTGCACTCGACCCGTCGGCCCAGGCCGAGGTGCCGAAGCAGATGCTCCCGGCCGATGCCCTCACCGTCGGGACGCAGCTCGTGGCGCGCAGCCGCACGGGCGAGACGATGCTGGTCCGGGTCAAAGAGGTCAAGGACGCTACCGTCATCATCGACCTGAACCATCCGCTCGCGGGCAAGACCCTCTACTTCGACGTCAAGGTGTTGGGAGTCGAGCCGGCGAAGAAGTAG
- a CDS encoding acyl-CoA dehydrogenase family protein — protein MIDFSISPEMEQIRNVATQFMERYVYPAEREMTEEGLPRETLKRLQARVKELGLWAPHMPEEVGGMGIGVVGLALMNEIIGRSPIGPIIFGCQAPDAGNCEILHLYGTEEQKTKYLLPNVAGEIRSCFSMTEPEVSGADPTSLQTTAVLEGDAWVINGHKWFTSGAVGAAFAIVMAKTEPTAAPRKRFSMIIVPIDTPGLDIIRQVPVMGHTRRQGGHCEIRYENCRVPAKNLLGPRGEGFKIAQARLGPGRIQHCMRWLGVAQRSFELMCRHVLNREAFGSKLAEKQTIQNWIADSRAEMTAARLLTLYAAWKMDQKLDARVEISLIKFFGAKVLHDVIDRAIQAHGAAGISGDTPLEMFYREARAARIYDGPDEVHRMVVARRILREFESI, from the coding sequence ATGATTGACTTCAGCATCTCGCCCGAGATGGAGCAGATCCGCAACGTCGCGACCCAGTTCATGGAGAGGTACGTCTATCCCGCCGAGCGCGAGATGACGGAGGAGGGCCTGCCCAGGGAGACCCTCAAGCGCCTCCAGGCCAGGGTGAAGGAGCTGGGCCTCTGGGCCCCTCACATGCCCGAGGAGGTCGGGGGCATGGGGATCGGCGTCGTGGGGCTCGCGCTCATGAACGAGATCATCGGCCGGAGCCCGATCGGTCCGATCATCTTCGGCTGCCAGGCCCCGGACGCGGGGAACTGCGAGATCCTGCATCTCTACGGCACCGAGGAGCAGAAGACGAAGTACCTCCTGCCCAACGTCGCCGGCGAGATCCGCTCCTGCTTCTCCATGACCGAGCCCGAGGTTTCGGGCGCCGATCCGACCAGCCTCCAGACCACGGCGGTCCTGGAGGGCGACGCGTGGGTGATCAACGGCCACAAGTGGTTCACGAGCGGCGCCGTCGGGGCAGCCTTCGCGATCGTCATGGCCAAGACCGAGCCGACCGCGGCCCCCCGCAAGCGCTTCAGCATGATCATCGTCCCCATCGACACGCCCGGCCTCGACATCATCCGCCAGGTGCCGGTCATGGGGCACACCCGGCGCCAGGGCGGTCACTGCGAGATTCGCTACGAGAACTGCCGGGTCCCGGCCAAGAACCTCCTGGGCCCCCGCGGCGAGGGCTTCAAGATCGCCCAGGCCCGCCTCGGCCCCGGGCGAATCCAGCACTGCATGCGCTGGCTCGGCGTGGCCCAGCGGAGCTTCGAGCTGATGTGCCGGCACGTCCTGAACCGCGAGGCGTTCGGGAGCAAGCTGGCCGAGAAGCAGACGATCCAGAACTGGATCGCGGACTCGCGGGCTGAGATGACGGCGGCGCGGCTCCTGACGCTCTACGCCGCCTGGAAGATGGACCAGAAGCTCGACGCGCGCGTCGAGATCTCGCTGATCAAGTTCTTCGGCGCCAAGGTCCTCCACGACGTGATCGACCGGGCCATCCAGGCCCACGGCGCAGCGGGGATCTCGGGGGACACCCCGCTGGAGATGTTCTACCGCGAGGCCCGCGCCGCGCGGATCTACGACGGCCCCGACGAGGTCCACCGGATGGTCGTCGCGCGCCGGATCCTCAGGGAGTTCGAGTCGATCTAG